Proteins from a single region of Thermococcus sp.:
- a CDS encoding NADH-quinone oxidoreductase subunit B family protein, with translation MWMIKGLRKGVITSNYPNKVSDDELSPSFPLKAPEECPFGAGEGGKFDPRKCISCRLCNIPFGRKLDVDDIKNPLDFRRSLHVFFLDVGTCHACNREVAQLKGPYYDVHRLGIFFTPTPKHADVLLIAGCPTEDMVPVLKEAYGLMPEPKRVLVLGACSSGALCGRKVEEIVPVDGYVAGCPPNPVQIIRGLLKMAGRDVE, from the coding sequence ATGTGGATGATCAAGGGGCTCAGGAAGGGCGTTATCACGAGCAACTACCCCAACAAGGTGAGCGACGACGAGCTGTCGCCGAGCTTTCCCCTAAAAGCTCCGGAGGAGTGCCCATTCGGTGCGGGTGAGGGCGGAAAGTTCGACCCAAGGAAGTGCATCTCCTGCCGCCTCTGCAACATCCCATTTGGGAGGAAGCTCGACGTTGATGACATCAAAAACCCCCTCGACTTCAGGCGCTCGCTCCACGTCTTCTTCTTGGATGTTGGAACCTGCCACGCCTGCAACCGCGAGGTTGCCCAGCTCAAGGGCCCCTACTACGACGTCCACAGGCTCGGGATATTCTTCACGCCAACGCCGAAGCACGCGGACGTCCTACTCATCGCGGGCTGTCCGACAGAGGACATGGTACCCGTGCTGAAGGAGGCCTACGGGCTGATGCCGGAGCCGAAGCGCGTCCTCGTCCTCGGGGCCTGCTCCAGCGGTGCCCTCTGTGGAAGGAAGGTCGAGGAGATAGTTCCTGTGGACGGCTACGTGGCCGGTTGTCCCCCCAACCCAGTCCAGATAATTCGGGGACTCCTCAAGATGGCAGGGAGGGATGTAGAATGA